A DNA window from Pogona vitticeps strain Pit_001003342236 chromosome 2, PviZW2.1, whole genome shotgun sequence contains the following coding sequences:
- the LOC110070071 gene encoding uncharacterized protein LOC110070071 isoform X1 translates to MRAVCLAKSPSFPRGWQRAAVEPDQRPVAFKDVAVYFTEGQGALLDPGQKALYKEVMMENYENVASLGFPVPKPNLILCLEQGEDPWLPDPFSFSGTRPGVLRKKNACRKCGKCFAQKSDLAIHRIVHVGEKPFKCVVCAKYFVHHSELVKHQRVHTGEKPFKCLECGKCFSRQSVLVNHHRIHTGEKPYKCLECVKCFTQRSQLVRHLRVHTGEKPYKCSECEKCFARHSVLINHQRVHTGEKPYKCLECAKCFARQSVLVNHQRVHTGEKPYKCQECGKLFAHQSNLVNHQRVHTGEKPYKCFKCEKCFAQQSDLVKHRRIHTGERPYKCQECGKCFAIHSDVVNHQRVHTGEKPHKCQECGKCFAQRSALVSHQRVHTGEKPYKCQECGKCFAQLSNLVKHQRVHTGEKPYKCLECGKCFGRHSHLQVHHRVHLRVKSYERLKCGRSIMEKGNFIQ, encoded by the exons ATGAGGGCCGTGTGTCTGGCTAAGTCGCCCTCTTTTCCCAGAGGATGGCAAAGGGCTGCAGTTGAACCTGATCAG AGACCGGTGGCTTTTAAAGATGTGGCTGTATATTTCACGGAGGGACAGGGAGCGCTGCTGGACCCAGGTCAGAAGGCTTTATACAAAGAGGTCATGATGGAGAATTATGAGAATGTGGCCTCATTAG GGTTTCCAGTCCCCAAGCCTAACCTCATCTTGTGTCTCGAACAAGGAGAAGACCCATGGTTGCCAGATCCTTTCAGCTTCAGTGGTACACGGCCAG GTGTTCTGAGGAAGAAGAACGCATGTCGCAAGTGTGGAAAGTGCTTCGCTCAGAAGTCAGATCTTGCCATACACCGAATTGTTCACGTGGGGGAGAAACCTTTCAAGTGTGTGGTGTGCGCGAAATATTTTGTCCATCATTCGGAGCTTGTGAAACACCAGCGAGTCCACACGGGAGAAAAGCCTTTCAAATGCcttgagtgtgggaaatgtttttcccGCCAGTCAGTCCTTGTGAATCACCACAGAATCCACACGGGAGAAAAACCCTACAAGTGTCTGGAGTGTGTAAAATGTTTTACCCAGAGGTCGCAACTTGTCAGGCACTtaagagtccacacaggggagaagccttaCAAATgttcagagtgtgagaaatgttttgcccGTCACTCAGTCCTTATAAATCACCAAAGAGtgcacacaggagaaaaaccatataaatgcctggaatgtgcaAAGTGCTTTGCACGCCAGTCGGTCCTGGTGAACCATCAGAGAGttcacactggagaaaaaccatacaaatgtcaggagtgtgggaaactTTTTGCTCACCAGTCAAATCTCGTCAACCACCAGcgagtccatacaggagagaaaccctacaaatgctttaaatgtgagaaatgttttgcccAGCAGTCTGATCTTGTGAAGCACCGgagaatccacactggagagagaccctacaaatgtcaggagtgtgggaaatgttttgctataCATTCAGATGTCGTGaatcatcagagagtccacacaggagaaaagcctcataaatgtcaggagtgtgggaaatgttttgctcaacgTTCGGCCCTTGTGAGCCATCAAagagtccacacgggagagaaaccctacaaatgccaagagtgtgggaaatgttttgctcagctCTCGAACCTTGTGAAACACCAGAGagttcatacaggggagaaaccatataaatgcttagAATGTGGCAAGTGTTTTGGTCGACACTCACACCTACAGGTACACCACAGAGTTCACTTGAGGGTGAAATCCTATGAACGCCTCAAGTGCGGTAGAAGCATTATGGAAAAAGGAAATTTTATTCAGTAG